The proteins below are encoded in one region of Amycolatopsis magusensis:
- a CDS encoding phosphatidylinositol-specific phospholipase C/glycerophosphodiester phosphodiesterase family protein produces MRRLLVLLLTAFAVAGLATPASAAAWVRPLAQAHAHNDYEHARPLHDALDQGFTSVEADIYLVGGQLLVAHDPEDVTPERTLEALYLEPLRERVLRNFGHVYPRRTPFQLLVDLKSGAEDTYAALSRVLASPRYSFLFTTYRDGWVREKAVEVVLSGNRPRAVLSAERHRLAFYDGRIAATDDLGPGSDARLTPLVSENWTKLFSWTGAGEFPPAERARLRNVVSVAHAAGQRVRFWATPDAAGPAREAVWTELVAAGVDHINTDDLSGLAAFLRDSGR; encoded by the coding sequence ATGCGCCGCCTCCTCGTGCTCCTGCTGACCGCGTTCGCCGTGGCCGGGCTCGCCACGCCCGCGTCGGCCGCTGCCTGGGTGCGGCCGCTCGCGCAGGCGCACGCGCACAACGACTATGAGCACGCGCGGCCGCTGCACGACGCGCTGGACCAGGGGTTCACCAGCGTCGAGGCGGACATCTACCTGGTCGGCGGGCAGTTGCTGGTGGCGCACGACCCGGAGGACGTGACCCCGGAGCGCACGCTGGAGGCGCTGTACCTGGAGCCGCTGCGTGAGCGGGTGCTGCGCAACTTCGGGCACGTCTACCCGCGGCGGACGCCGTTCCAGCTGCTGGTGGACCTCAAGAGCGGCGCGGAGGACACCTACGCGGCCCTCTCGCGGGTCCTGGCGTCCCCGCGCTACTCCTTCCTCTTCACCACCTACCGGGACGGCTGGGTCCGTGAGAAGGCCGTCGAGGTCGTGTTGTCCGGTAACCGGCCGCGTGCGGTCCTCTCGGCGGAGAGGCACCGTCTGGCCTTCTACGACGGCCGTATCGCCGCCACGGACGATCTGGGGCCCGGTTCCGACGCCCGCCTGACGCCGTTGGTCTCGGAGAACTGGACCAAGCTGTTCAGCTGGACCGGCGCGGGCGAGTTCCCTCCCGCCGAGCGCGCCCGGCTGCGGAACGTGGTGTCCGTCGCGCACGCTGCCGGGCAACGGGTACGGTTCTGGGCCACACCCGATGCCGCCGGTCCGGCGCGGGAAGCCGTGTGGACCGAACTCGTGGCCGCGGGTGTGGACCACATCAACACCGATGACCTGTCCGGCCTGGCGGCATTCCTCCGCGATTCCGGCCGGTAA
- a CDS encoding snapalysin family zinc-dependent metalloprotease, translating to MSTPKAFRSVLAALALLFPLVLSQVATSLPASAAEVAVRTVYYDSSGAAEFKAAVDAGAAVWNNSVRNVRLVKGSPAALVIVADNGWPRAQTTSLGRGKIWFGRQAVNQGYDVTRIAAHEIGHIFGLPDRRTGLCQDLMSGSSAPVSCTNPNPNAKEKAEVEANFAGSRAAADFRGYYDETPVAAF from the coding sequence GTGTCGACTCCGAAGGCCTTCAGATCCGTACTGGCGGCGCTCGCGCTGCTGTTCCCGCTCGTGCTTTCGCAGGTGGCCACGAGCCTGCCCGCGTCGGCGGCCGAAGTGGCCGTGCGCACGGTGTACTACGACTCGAGCGGGGCGGCGGAGTTCAAGGCCGCCGTGGACGCCGGTGCCGCGGTGTGGAACAACAGCGTGCGCAACGTGCGGCTGGTGAAGGGGTCGCCCGCCGCCCTGGTCATCGTGGCCGACAACGGGTGGCCGCGGGCGCAGACCACCTCGCTCGGCCGGGGCAAGATCTGGTTCGGCCGCCAGGCGGTGAACCAGGGTTACGACGTGACCCGGATCGCCGCGCACGAGATCGGCCACATCTTCGGCCTGCCGGACCGGCGGACCGGGCTGTGCCAGGACCTGATGTCCGGTTCGAGCGCGCCGGTCTCGTGCACCAACCCGAACCCGAACGCCAAGGAGAAGGCCGAAGTCGAGGCCAACTTCGCCGGTTCGCGCGCGGCCGCGGACTTCCGGGGCTACTACGACGAAACCCCGGTCGCCGCGTTCTGA
- a CDS encoding LysM peptidoglycan-binding domain-containing protein: protein MAYRGKHRKMSAATKHIARVAIAGMAVGAPLAIAATPAQAEGGTNWDAIAQCESGGNWSINTGNGYYGGLQFSPSTWKAYGGKGSAHNASREEQIAVAERVKAGQGINAWPTCGKKGGSSASYKGTNTGGSAKKSAPAKKAAPKSAPAPAAAAPKSAPVTTGVAKSNPAGDYTVVAGDTLSKIAQAHGVDGGFSKLQELNKEFIPNADFIVVGQKIATK from the coding sequence ATGGCTTACCGAGGCAAGCACCGCAAGATGTCCGCCGCCACCAAGCACATCGCCCGCGTCGCGATCGCCGGCATGGCTGTCGGCGCCCCGCTCGCCATCGCTGCGACCCCCGCGCAGGCCGAAGGCGGCACCAACTGGGACGCCATCGCCCAGTGCGAGAGCGGCGGCAACTGGTCCATCAACACCGGCAACGGGTACTACGGCGGGCTCCAGTTCTCGCCGAGCACCTGGAAGGCCTACGGCGGCAAGGGCAGCGCCCACAACGCCTCCCGCGAGGAGCAGATCGCCGTGGCCGAGCGCGTCAAGGCTGGTCAGGGCATCAACGCCTGGCCGACCTGCGGCAAGAAGGGCGGCTCGTCGGCCAGCTACAAGGGCACCAACACCGGTGGCTCGGCCAAGAAGAGCGCCCCCGCGAAGAAGGCCGCGCCGAAGTCCGCTCCGGCCCCGGCCGCCGCCGCGCCGAAGTCGGCCCCGGTGACCACCGGCGTCGCGAAGTCCAACCCGGCCGGCGACTACACCGTGGTCGCGGGCGACACCCTGTCGAAGATCGCGCAGGCGCACGGTGTCGACGGCGGCTTCTCGAAGTTGCAGGAGCTGAACAAGGAGTTCATCCCGAACGCGGACTTCATCGTGGTCGGCCAGAAGATCGCCACCAAGTAA
- a CDS encoding MoaD/ThiS family protein, whose amino-acid sequence MRVTTVQVRFFASARAATGVDSEVLTLPSGSSVAEAVEQLRQRHPERLPKVLEVASFLLDGVAVRDTSYRLPDGAELDVLPPFAGG is encoded by the coding sequence ATGCGGGTGACCACGGTCCAGGTGCGGTTCTTCGCCTCCGCGCGGGCCGCGACCGGGGTGGACAGCGAGGTGCTCACGCTGCCCTCCGGCTCGTCGGTGGCCGAGGCGGTCGAGCAGTTGCGGCAGCGGCACCCCGAGCGGCTGCCGAAAGTGCTCGAGGTGGCCAGCTTCCTGCTGGACGGCGTCGCGGTGCGCGACACCTCCTACCGCCTGCCCGACGGCGCCGAACTCGACGTCCTGCCGCCTTTCGCCGGCGGTTAA
- a CDS encoding TauD/TfdA dioxygenase family protein, giving the protein MSVDLPIRAALRPARVPADGILEGPRVLNRGESRPYSLFSLTPLGPVIGAEIDGVDLGAPLTADLRAELNRALLEWKVLFFRDQDITSAQQRDFARNWGPLETNPFIPTGDSEQVTRFARSSAMPGFENIWHTDVTFRPEPALGSVLRLIEVPPFGGDTMWADMAAAYDNLPEDVRARIDGLTAVHDFIPGFERFSDLDFLAAHQEQFPPVEHPVVRTHPESGRRMLFVNQAFTTHIVGLEREESDRLLRLLFQQAHVPEFQVRFRWRPNSVAFWDNRATQHYAVNDYFPHARVAERVAIAGDRPF; this is encoded by the coding sequence TTGTCCGTAGACCTGCCGATTCGTGCTGCCCTGCGCCCGGCCCGCGTTCCCGCCGATGGCATCCTGGAAGGCCCGCGGGTGCTGAACCGCGGCGAATCCCGGCCCTACTCCCTGTTTTCGCTCACCCCGCTCGGCCCGGTGATCGGGGCCGAGATCGACGGCGTCGACCTCGGTGCGCCGCTGACCGCCGACCTGCGCGCGGAGCTGAACCGCGCGCTGCTGGAGTGGAAGGTGCTGTTCTTCCGCGACCAGGACATCACTTCCGCCCAGCAGCGGGATTTCGCGCGCAACTGGGGTCCACTCGAGACGAACCCGTTCATCCCGACCGGCGACAGCGAGCAGGTGACCCGGTTCGCCCGCAGCTCGGCCATGCCCGGGTTCGAGAACATCTGGCACACCGACGTGACGTTCCGGCCGGAACCCGCGCTCGGTTCCGTGCTGCGGTTGATCGAAGTGCCGCCGTTCGGCGGTGACACGATGTGGGCCGACATGGCCGCCGCCTACGACAACCTGCCCGAGGACGTCCGCGCGCGGATCGACGGGCTGACCGCGGTGCACGACTTCATCCCCGGCTTCGAGCGCTTCTCCGACTTGGATTTCCTGGCCGCGCACCAGGAGCAGTTCCCGCCGGTGGAGCACCCGGTGGTGCGCACGCACCCCGAGTCCGGGCGCCGGATGCTGTTCGTGAACCAGGCGTTCACCACGCACATCGTCGGACTGGAGCGCGAGGAAAGCGATCGGCTGCTCCGGTTGCTGTTCCAGCAGGCGCACGTGCCGGAGTTCCAGGTGCGCTTCCGGTGGCGGCCGAACTCGGTGGCGTTCTGGGACAACCGCGCCACCCAGCACTACGCGGTGAACGACTACTTCCCGCACGCCAGGGTCGCCGAACGCGTCGCCATCGCCGGTGATCGCCCGTTCTAG
- a CDS encoding TOBE domain-containing protein, protein MPQFRLAEVARLLGVSDDTVRRWVRAGQLTALDDSSGRKVVDGAELAAFAKAQADEPPDPSRVGRSARNRFVGLVTEVVQDKVMAQVEIQCGPHRVVSLMSSEAVTEMGLKPGSLAVAVVKATQVIVETPDG, encoded by the coding sequence ATGCCGCAGTTTCGGTTGGCCGAGGTCGCACGCCTGCTCGGCGTCAGCGACGACACCGTGCGCCGCTGGGTCCGCGCTGGCCAGTTGACCGCACTCGACGACAGCAGCGGGCGCAAGGTGGTCGACGGCGCCGAGCTCGCCGCGTTCGCCAAGGCGCAGGCGGACGAGCCGCCGGACCCGTCGCGGGTCGGCCGGTCCGCGCGCAACCGGTTCGTCGGGCTGGTCACCGAGGTGGTCCAGGACAAGGTGATGGCCCAGGTGGAGATCCAGTGCGGGCCGCACCGGGTGGTGTCGCTGATGAGCAGCGAGGCCGTCACCGAAATGGGGCTGAAACCGGGCTCACTCGCGGTCGCGGTGGTGAAGGCCACGCAGGTGATCGTCGAGACCCCCGACGGCTAA
- a CDS encoding metallophosphoesterase family protein translates to MNDAGAAGPPTYVVGDVHGHRDGLAGALLAKELVDDSGDWAGGKNRVWFLGDFVDRGPDGVGVIDLVMRLQEQAAEAGGEVQSLLGNHEILLLGRHRFGDTEVPSDFGPRSFGRSWEINGGQQSDQEKLTERHIEWLVERPLLAHAENYLLMHSDTLEYLEWGADVAEINENVGEVLAGDDISEWWEVWRRMTTRYAFRGPNGPEIAQLLLERLGGERIVHGHSVIADQLGIHPAQIEAPYLYAGGKVLGVDGGLFVGGPCLIVPLPWDPEE, encoded by the coding sequence ATGAACGATGCCGGTGCGGCGGGACCGCCGACCTATGTGGTGGGTGACGTGCACGGGCATCGGGACGGGCTGGCCGGGGCACTGCTCGCGAAGGAGCTCGTCGACGACAGCGGCGACTGGGCGGGCGGCAAGAACCGCGTCTGGTTCCTCGGCGACTTCGTCGACCGCGGGCCCGACGGCGTCGGGGTCATCGACCTGGTCATGCGGTTGCAGGAGCAGGCCGCCGAGGCTGGTGGCGAGGTGCAGAGCCTGCTCGGCAACCACGAGATCCTCCTGCTGGGCAGGCACCGCTTCGGCGACACCGAGGTCCCGTCCGACTTCGGCCCGCGCAGCTTCGGCCGCAGCTGGGAGATCAACGGCGGGCAGCAGTCCGACCAGGAGAAGCTGACCGAGCGCCACATCGAGTGGCTGGTCGAGCGCCCGCTGCTGGCCCACGCCGAGAACTACCTGCTGATGCACTCCGACACGCTCGAGTACCTCGAATGGGGCGCCGACGTGGCGGAGATCAACGAGAACGTCGGCGAGGTGCTCGCCGGCGACGACATCTCCGAGTGGTGGGAGGTGTGGCGCCGGATGACCACGCGCTACGCCTTCCGCGGGCCGAACGGGCCGGAGATCGCGCAGCTGCTCCTCGAGCGGCTCGGCGGCGAGCGGATCGTGCACGGGCACAGCGTGATCGCCGACCAGCTCGGCATCCACCCGGCGCAGATCGAAGCGCCGTACCTCTACGCGGGCGGCAAGGTGCTCGGCGTCGACGGCGGCCTGTTCGTCGGCGGGCCGTGCTTGATCGTTCCCCTGCCTTGGGATCCGGAGGAGTAG
- a CDS encoding molybdenum cofactor biosynthesis protein MoaE, translated as MKRAARVIVASNRAATGVYPDRTGPVIADWLTQRDYEVPDPIVVEDGEPVARALRACLAEDVHVVITTGGTGITPTDRTPEATAPLLDYELPGVADAVRAAGLPAVPTAVLSRGLAGVAGRTLVVNLPGSRGGVKDGLGVLEGVLDHAVEQLHGGDHVPAAAGVSGARIALAAVTDEPISASEHAALVGDDAAGAVVTFSGVVRDHDGGKGVTGLVYEGHPSAGDVLARVVSELAARFDGVRAVAVSHRIGTLAIGDVALACAVAADHRREAFLACSDLVDEVKARLPVWKHQTFTDGTDEWVNSP; from the coding sequence GTGAAGCGTGCGGCGAGGGTGATCGTGGCGTCGAACCGGGCGGCCACCGGGGTGTACCCGGATCGGACCGGCCCGGTGATCGCCGACTGGCTGACCCAGCGTGACTACGAGGTGCCGGACCCGATCGTGGTCGAGGACGGCGAGCCGGTGGCCCGCGCGCTGCGGGCGTGCCTGGCCGAGGACGTGCACGTGGTGATCACCACGGGCGGGACCGGCATCACGCCGACCGACCGCACCCCGGAGGCGACCGCGCCGTTGCTGGACTACGAACTGCCGGGCGTGGCCGACGCGGTGCGGGCGGCCGGGCTGCCCGCGGTGCCGACGGCGGTGCTCTCGCGAGGTCTCGCGGGGGTGGCCGGGCGGACGCTCGTGGTGAACCTGCCGGGGTCACGGGGTGGGGTCAAGGACGGGCTCGGGGTGCTGGAGGGCGTGCTGGACCACGCTGTGGAGCAGCTGCACGGGGGCGACCACGTGCCGGCCGCCGCCGGAGTCTCCGGGGCCCGGATCGCGCTGGCCGCGGTGACGGATGAGCCGATCTCGGCGTCGGAGCACGCCGCTCTGGTCGGGGACGACGCGGCGGGGGCCGTGGTGACGTTCTCGGGGGTCGTGCGGGACCACGACGGCGGGAAGGGCGTGACGGGCCTGGTGTACGAAGGCCACCCGAGCGCCGGCGATGTGCTGGCGCGGGTGGTCTCGGAACTGGCCGCCCGCTTCGACGGGGTGCGGGCGGTGGCCGTGAGCCACCGGATCGGCACGCTGGCCATCGGGGACGTCGCCCTCGCCTGCGCCGTCGCCGCCGACCACCGGCGAGAAGCCTTCCTCGCCTGCTCCGACCTCGTCGACGAGGTCAAGGCACGGCTGCCGGTGTGGAAACACCAAACCTTCACCGACGGCACCGACGAATGGGTCAACTCCCCCTAA
- a CDS encoding PhzF family phenazine biosynthesis protein, giving the protein MRMYLVDSFTDRAFAGNPAGVVLLDSPADETWMQSVAAELKHSETAFVVTTAEGAKPLRWFTPVAEVALCGHATLATAHVLGGDQIFRTKSGDLRCTAADGWVRMDFPADPSEPVDVAPGDALPGVTVEHVAKGRFDLLVVAESAAQVRELVPDLAAIRAMDVRGLTVTAPGDRDGIDFVSRFFAPAKGVDEDPVTGSAHCTLAPYWAQRLGRKKLVGEQASPRGGIVRVALDGDRVTLAGQAVTVFSGDLHA; this is encoded by the coding sequence ATGCGCATGTACCTCGTGGACTCGTTCACCGACCGCGCCTTCGCCGGCAACCCGGCGGGCGTGGTGCTCCTGGACTCCCCCGCCGACGAAACCTGGATGCAGTCCGTGGCCGCGGAGCTGAAGCACTCCGAGACCGCCTTCGTGGTCACGACAGCCGAAGGCGCGAAGCCGCTGCGCTGGTTCACGCCGGTCGCCGAGGTCGCCCTGTGCGGGCACGCCACGCTCGCCACCGCGCACGTGCTCGGCGGCGACCAGATTTTCCGCACCAAGAGCGGCGACCTGCGCTGCACCGCGGCGGACGGCTGGGTGCGGATGGACTTCCCGGCCGACCCGTCCGAGCCGGTGGACGTCGCACCGGGGGACGCGCTGCCGGGGGTGACCGTCGAGCACGTCGCCAAGGGCCGGTTCGACCTGCTGGTGGTCGCCGAAAGCGCCGCTCAGGTCCGTGAACTGGTGCCGGACCTCGCGGCGATCAGGGCGATGGACGTGCGCGGGCTGACCGTCACCGCGCCCGGCGACCGGGACGGGATCGACTTCGTCAGCCGGTTCTTCGCCCCGGCGAAGGGGGTCGACGAGGATCCGGTGACCGGCTCGGCGCACTGCACGCTGGCGCCGTACTGGGCCCAGCGCCTCGGCCGGAAGAAGCTGGTCGGCGAGCAGGCATCGCCGCGCGGCGGCATCGTGCGGGTGGCGCTGGACGGGGATCGCGTCACGCTCGCGGGCCAGGCCGTGACGGTGTTCTCCGGCGACCTCCACGCTTGA
- a CDS encoding YccF domain-containing protein: MRTILNVIWLVLCGFWMAVGYAIAGIICHILIITIPFGRAAFRMANYALWPFGRTLVDRRGAGAASVVGNIIWIVVAGWWLAIGHLLTGLALCITIIGIPLGVANFKLVPVSLVPLGKEIVPMP, encoded by the coding sequence ATGAGGACGATCCTGAATGTCATCTGGCTGGTGCTCTGCGGCTTCTGGATGGCGGTGGGTTACGCGATCGCGGGGATCATCTGCCACATCCTGATCATCACCATCCCGTTCGGCCGGGCCGCGTTCCGGATGGCGAACTACGCGCTGTGGCCGTTCGGCCGGACCCTGGTCGACCGGCGGGGCGCCGGGGCGGCCTCGGTCGTCGGCAACATCATCTGGATCGTCGTGGCCGGGTGGTGGCTGGCGATCGGGCACCTGCTCACCGGGCTGGCGCTGTGCATCACGATCATCGGGATCCCGCTGGGCGTGGCCAACTTCAAGCTCGTGCCGGTGTCGCTGGTACCGCTGGGCAAGGAAATCGTGCCGATGCCGTGA
- the moaC gene encoding cyclic pyranopterin monophosphate synthase MoaC — protein MSELTHVDAAGAARMVDVSGKDPTVRIARASGVVRTTAEVVGLLSSNGLPKGDALATARIAGIMGAKRTPDLIPLCHQLALSGVEVEFTLGEAEVRILATVRTKDRTGVEMEALTAVAVAGLTVHDMIKAVDPAASLDEVRLDRKEGGKTGLWERPGSAGGGR, from the coding sequence GTGAGCGAACTTACGCACGTCGACGCGGCGGGCGCGGCTCGCATGGTCGACGTCTCCGGCAAGGACCCCACGGTCCGGATCGCGCGGGCGAGCGGCGTGGTCCGCACCACCGCGGAGGTGGTCGGCCTGCTGTCGTCGAACGGCCTGCCCAAGGGTGACGCGCTGGCCACCGCCCGGATCGCCGGGATCATGGGCGCCAAGCGCACGCCCGACCTCATCCCGCTGTGCCACCAGCTGGCGCTGTCCGGGGTGGAGGTCGAGTTCACCCTCGGCGAGGCGGAGGTCCGGATCCTGGCCACCGTGCGGACCAAGGACCGCACCGGCGTGGAGATGGAGGCGCTCACCGCGGTGGCGGTGGCGGGCCTGACCGTGCACGACATGATCAAGGCGGTGGACCCGGCCGCGTCGCTGGACGAGGTGCGGCTCGATCGCAAGGAGGGCGGGAAGACCGGCCTCTGGGAACGTCCTGGTTCGGCGGGAGGTGGCCGGTGA
- a CDS encoding HAD-IIA family hydrolase, translating to MSDEPRWSYLSDMDGVLVREEHLVPGADEFLAELKANGIGFLVLTNNSIYTPRDLRARLARTGLDVPEESIWTSALATAEFLHRQRPNGSAFVIGEAGLTTALHEAGYVLTDRDPDYVVLGETRTYSFTAITRAIRMIEAGAKFIATNPDATGPSLEGSMPATGSVAALIEKATGRQPYFVGKPNPLMMRSALRAIGAHSEHTLMIGDRMDTDVHAGIEAGLETILVLTGISTRESAELYPYRPTRVLDSVADLIGRTKDPFAQG from the coding sequence ATGAGCGACGAACCGCGCTGGAGCTATCTCAGCGACATGGACGGGGTGCTGGTCCGCGAGGAGCACCTGGTGCCCGGCGCCGACGAGTTCCTCGCCGAACTGAAGGCCAACGGCATCGGCTTCCTGGTGCTGACCAACAACTCCATCTACACCCCGCGCGACCTGCGGGCGCGGCTCGCCCGGACCGGCCTGGACGTGCCGGAGGAGTCGATCTGGACCTCCGCGCTGGCCACCGCCGAGTTCCTGCACCGCCAGCGCCCGAACGGCTCCGCCTTCGTCATCGGCGAGGCCGGGCTGACCACCGCGCTGCACGAGGCCGGTTACGTGCTGACCGACCGCGACCCCGACTACGTGGTGCTCGGCGAGACCCGCACCTACAGCTTCACCGCGATCACCAGGGCCATCCGGATGATCGAGGCCGGGGCGAAGTTCATCGCCACCAACCCGGACGCCACCGGCCCCAGCCTGGAGGGCTCGATGCCGGCCACCGGCTCGGTCGCCGCGCTGATCGAGAAGGCCACCGGCCGCCAGCCGTACTTCGTCGGCAAGCCGAACCCGCTGATGATGCGCTCGGCGCTGCGGGCGATCGGCGCGCATTCGGAGCACACGCTGATGATCGGCGACCGGATGGACACCGACGTGCACGCCGGGATCGAGGCCGGGCTGGAGACCATCCTGGTGCTCACCGGGATCTCCACCAGGGAGAGCGCCGAGCTGTACCCGTACCGGCCCACCCGCGTGCTCGACTCGGTGGCCGACCTGATCGGGCGGACGAAGGATCCCTTCGCGCAGGGGTGA
- a CDS encoding NAD-dependent malic enzyme yields the protein MPVPGPGYSITVRVEAPSSASAAGDLTSAVGRVGGVLTAFDVVESHPTSIVVDISANVLSANHAQDITEALDAMPGVRVRKFSDRTFLIHLGGKIEVTPKVALRNRDDLSRAYTPGVARVCQAIAANPEDARRLTIKRNTVAVVTDGSAVLGLGNIGPAAALPVMEGKAALFKKFADVDAWPVCLDTQDTEEIISIVKALAPVYAGINLEDIAAPRCFEIEARLRELLDIPVFHDDQHGTAIVVVAALRNALRVVGKRIEDCKIVVSGVGAAGSAIIRLLLRKNPGDIVAADIDGIVHAERGNLDDNLTQIAAATNKEGLSGTLHDALVGADVFIGVSAPNLFGAEQVATMKDDAVVFALANPDPEIDPLEAQRHAAVVATGRSDYPNQINNVLAFPGVFRGLLDAHARHIDDEMLLAAADAIADVVDGERLNASFIVPSVFDSAVAPAVAEAVKNATRVVSGG from the coding sequence ATGCCGGTTCCCGGTCCCGGTTATTCGATCACCGTCCGAGTCGAGGCGCCGTCTTCGGCGAGCGCGGCGGGGGACCTGACCAGCGCGGTCGGCCGCGTCGGCGGCGTGCTCACCGCGTTCGACGTGGTCGAGTCGCACCCCACCTCGATCGTGGTGGACATCAGCGCGAACGTGCTGTCGGCCAACCACGCCCAGGACATCACCGAGGCGCTCGACGCGATGCCCGGCGTCCGGGTGCGCAAGTTCTCCGACCGCACCTTCCTGATCCACCTCGGCGGCAAGATCGAGGTCACGCCCAAGGTCGCGCTCCGCAACCGTGACGACCTCTCCCGCGCCTACACCCCCGGCGTGGCCCGCGTCTGCCAGGCGATCGCGGCCAACCCCGAGGACGCGCGGCGCCTGACCATCAAGCGCAACACCGTCGCCGTGGTCACCGACGGCTCGGCCGTGCTGGGCCTGGGCAACATCGGCCCGGCCGCGGCGCTGCCGGTGATGGAGGGCAAGGCGGCGCTGTTCAAGAAGTTCGCCGACGTGGACGCCTGGCCGGTCTGCCTGGACACCCAGGACACCGAGGAGATCATCAGCATCGTCAAGGCGCTGGCGCCGGTCTACGCGGGCATCAACCTGGAGGACATCGCCGCGCCGCGCTGCTTCGAGATCGAGGCGCGGCTGCGCGAGCTGCTCGACATCCCGGTCTTCCACGACGACCAGCACGGCACCGCGATCGTGGTGGTCGCCGCGCTGCGCAACGCGCTGCGGGTGGTCGGCAAGCGCATCGAGGACTGCAAGATCGTGGTCAGCGGGGTCGGCGCGGCCGGCTCGGCGATCATCCGCCTGCTGCTGCGCAAGAACCCGGGCGACATCGTGGCCGCCGACATCGACGGCATCGTGCACGCGGAGCGCGGCAACCTCGACGACAACCTGACCCAGATCGCCGCGGCCACGAACAAGGAGGGGCTCTCCGGCACCCTGCACGACGCGCTGGTCGGCGCGGACGTGTTCATCGGGGTCTCCGCGCCGAACCTGTTCGGCGCCGAGCAGGTCGCCACCATGAAGGACGACGCGGTGGTGTTCGCGCTGGCCAACCCGGACCCGGAGATCGACCCGCTGGAGGCGCAGCGGCACGCCGCGGTGGTCGCCACCGGCCGCAGCGACTACCCGAACCAGATCAACAACGTGCTCGCCTTCCCCGGCGTCTTCCGCGGCCTGCTCGACGCGCACGCCCGGCACATCGACGACGAGATGCTGCTGGCCGCGGCCGACGCGATCGCCGACGTGGTGGACGGCGAGCGGCTCAACGCCTCGTTCATCGTGCCCAGCGTGTTCGACTCGGCGGTGGCGCCCGCCGTCGCCGAAGCGGTGAAGAACGCCACGCGGGTAGTCTCCGGCGGGTGA
- the moaA gene encoding GTP 3',8-cyclase MoaA, whose protein sequence is MTAVNLGIPRVTGKRQESAEPRPDHPGLLDTFGRVATDLRVSLTDKCNLRCTYCMPAEGLDWLPGDQVLSDDELLRLLRIAVELLGVTDIRLTGGEPMLRQGLERIIAEVSALRPKPRLSMTTNGIGLAKRAEGLVAAGLDRINVSLDTIDRDTFARLTRRDRLRHVLEGLAAARDAGLSPVKVNAVLMRGVNDHEAVPLLRFCLDNGYHLRFIEQMPLDAQHGWDRGGMITAEDILGLLGTEFTLTPSEAPRGGAPAERWLVDGGPGDVGVIASVTRPFCSACERTRLTADGSIRSCLFSNEETDLRVLLRAGARDEEIAGAWRTAMWGKLAGHEINEAGFAQPIRPMSAIGG, encoded by the coding sequence GTGACGGCGGTGAATCTAGGCATCCCCCGGGTGACCGGGAAGCGGCAGGAATCCGCCGAGCCCCGGCCCGACCACCCCGGCCTGCTCGACACCTTCGGCCGGGTGGCGACCGACCTGCGGGTGTCCCTGACCGACAAGTGCAACCTGCGCTGCACCTACTGCATGCCCGCCGAGGGCCTGGACTGGCTGCCCGGCGACCAGGTGCTCAGCGACGACGAGCTGCTGCGGCTGCTGCGGATCGCGGTCGAACTGCTCGGGGTGACCGACATCCGGCTCACCGGCGGTGAGCCGATGCTGCGCCAGGGGCTCGAGCGGATCATCGCGGAGGTGTCGGCGCTGCGGCCGAAACCCCGGCTGTCGATGACCACGAACGGCATCGGCCTGGCGAAACGGGCCGAGGGCCTGGTCGCCGCCGGGCTGGACCGGATCAACGTCTCGCTGGACACCATCGACCGCGACACCTTCGCCCGCCTGACCCGCCGCGACCGGCTGCGCCACGTGCTGGAGGGCCTGGCCGCCGCGCGCGACGCCGGCTTGTCGCCGGTGAAGGTCAACGCGGTGCTGATGCGCGGGGTCAACGACCACGAGGCCGTGCCGCTGCTGCGGTTCTGCCTGGACAACGGCTACCACCTGCGGTTCATCGAGCAGATGCCGCTGGACGCCCAGCACGGCTGGGACCGCGGCGGCATGATCACCGCCGAGGACATCCTCGGCCTGCTCGGCACCGAGTTCACCCTGACCCCGAGCGAGGCGCCGCGCGGTGGCGCGCCCGCCGAACGCTGGCTGGTCGACGGCGGTCCCGGTGACGTCGGCGTGATCGCCTCGGTGACCCGGCCGTTCTGCTCGGCCTGCGAGCGCACCCGGCTGACCGCGGACGGCTCCATCCGCTCCTGCCTGTTCAGCAACGAAGAGACCGACCTGCGTGTCCTCTTGCGGGCGGGCGCGCGCGATGAGGAAATAGCGGGCGCCTGGCGGACCGCCATGTGGGGCAAGCTGGCCGGGCACGAGATCAACGAGGCCGGGTTCGCGCAGCCGATCCGGCCGATGAGCGCGATCGGCGGTTGA